The nucleotide window AATACGAGATAGCCAAGGATGGCCAAAAGGAAGACCAGCGGTGCGCGCTTGGTTCCGGTCGCAACATCGCCTTCTGCACGGATATTCTTGGATTGGCGCAATCCGACCACAATAGAAACGATCGTCACCAAGATGAGAATGATCACGATTGGCGAGAAGATGTATTCCATGCCTTCTGCAAATCCCTTGCGGAACCGCGAACTGGCAATCTGCACTGCCTGGTTGGCGTAGGTTTCCGCCGGATTGGAAAGCACAAAGCCGATCAGGAACGCCGGCCGTGACCAGTCGAACCGACGCATCAGAATGCCGAGAAGACCTATGGCGAAAAGTGCGACCAGATCCATCAGGTTTTGACCTGACTGGAAGGCAGCGAATGAAATGATCATGAACAGGAATGGGGCAAGCAAAGCGAACGGAATGGTGGTCAAACGCGCTATGCCACCGGAGCCTAGTATGCAGATGACCGTACCGACCACGTTCGCCAGAGCCAGAAGCCAGACAATCGCGTATGTCACGTCGAGATTGTTCTTCAGCATCGAGGGGCCTACCTCGATCTGACCCGACCCGAGCAGGGCTACCGCGCCGATGAAAACCGCCATTGAACCCGACCCGGGTATTCCGAAGAGCAAGGTCGGCACCAGGCCGCCGCCTTCCTTGGCGTTGTTGGAGCTTTCCGGCCCGATGACCCCGCGCACGTCTCCGTTGCCGAATTTCGATTTGTCTTTCGACGTCTGGACGGTGTGGCCATAGGCGATCCAATCAACAACCGAACCGCCGAGCCCCGGGATGACGCCAACCGTGACACCGATAAGTGAGCAGCGCACGCTGAGCCAGATATTGGCAAACCAGTCACGAACGCCGTGCAGCCAGCCGCCCCCGAGCATTGAGCGCTCGGAAATTGCGCGGTCCTGACGAAGAAGGGCAACAATTTCGGGGATCGCGAAGATGCCGAGACCAACGATGACGAGTTTCAGCCCGTCGGTGAGATATGGCATGTCATATGTGGCCATGCGCAGGGCGCCGGCGCTATCGCCCTCACCGATCGTGCCGACCATCAAGCCCAGGCCGGCAGCGACGACGCCCTTGATAGCCACCTGCCCGGCCAGAATTCCGACCATCGACAAACCAAACAAAGTGATCATCAACAGTTCAGGTGTGCGAAACTCAAGCACGATAGGTCTGGCAACCAGAATGAAAACCGTGAGGAACGCGGCGCCAACCAGACCGCCGAACAGGGACGATGCAAAGGCTGCAGATAAGGCGCGTGCTGCTTCGCCCTTTTTCGCAAGCGGAAAGCCGTCAAGGACCGTTGCCTGAGACGCAGAAGATCCGGGAATTCCCATGAGTACAGAGGCAAACGTATCGGATGTCGGCACAACCGCGACCATGCCAATCATCAACGCAAGGCCAAGAACTGGATCCATACCGAACATGAAGGGAAGCAGCAGCGATAAGCCTGCAATGCCCCCAAGTCCGGGAAAGACACCGATACACAATCCCATCACCACGCCGAGGACGAGGTAACCGAGAACTGCTGGCTGAAAGATCATCGCTGAGGCCTGGGCGAGCGCAGGCATAGCGGTACC belongs to Roseibium porphyridii and includes:
- a CDS encoding tripartite tricarboxylate transporter permease, which produces MDILGTAMPALAQASAMIFQPAVLGYLVLGVVMGLCIGVFPGLGGIAGLSLLLPFMFGMDPVLGLALMIGMVAVVPTSDTFASVLMGIPGSSASQATVLDGFPLAKKGEAARALSAAFASSLFGGLVGAAFLTVFILVARPIVLEFRTPELLMITLFGLSMVGILAGQVAIKGVVAAGLGLMVGTIGEGDSAGALRMATYDMPYLTDGLKLVIVGLGIFAIPEIVALLRQDRAISERSMLGGGWLHGVRDWFANIWLSVRCSLIGVTVGVIPGLGGSVVDWIAYGHTVQTSKDKSKFGNGDVRGVIGPESSNNAKEGGGLVPTLLFGIPGSGSMAVFIGAVALLGSGQIEVGPSMLKNNLDVTYAIVWLLALANVVGTVICILGSGGIARLTTIPFALLAPFLFMIISFAAFQSGQNLMDLVALFAIGLLGILMRRFDWSRPAFLIGFVLSNPAETYANQAVQIASSRFRKGFAEGMEYIFSPIVIILILVTIVSIVVGLRQSKNIRAEGDVATGTKRAPLVFLLAILGYLVFAFTDASLIPDYASADRVFPQFVGLVSIVGCLILLFQMRGVSERHALFCDSEAGNSEDNRHGLWSTLAWFAGLLILTSLIGFILALAVFLVAFIHYRAGRSFAYAAIYGASGIAFMCGMAWLLNRDFPPGLLQSFAKLPWPLT